aCTATGAGCAAATCATGGTCAAACCTCAATGGACTATATATTTAGTAGATTGACTCTTTCAtgttaaaaaaacatcttCTCTAATATAACAAAGTTTCACATATGGATCCTTAATCAAATAACAATCGTATTTATTGGGTCACAAActattaaattatatacaataagagattaaataaaagaacaacaacaacaacaacaacaacaacaatggaggCTTAGCGCATCATAAGAGCAAACTCATCAAAGCTTAAAACTCCATCAGCATTGAGATCAAAAGCACTAATCATAACTCTACAATCATCAGTGGTTCTTGATTCTCCTAGCTTCTTTAGCATCATCTTCAAGCTTCTTGGTGTAATACAATCTTCACCTTCTGCAATATACAGTCTAAACGCTCCCTTGagctccatcttcttctcttcttcgtcatctACTTTGATTAACTGAGAAAATTCCTCAAAATCCAACATCCCATCTCCGTCCGTATCAGACAATCTAACAGCAGCTACGGCTTCTTCATCAGACAATTGTTCTCCCAATGTCATGAAACTCTTTTGAAGCTCTTCTGGTGAGATTCTACCGTCTCTGTTTGCATccatgtaagaaaaaacagccTCTAACTCTCTGTTCTTGTCCTCACCATTGCTACTGTTATGTTGTTGTATCTCTCCGGCTGAATCTTCCCTCTTTGGTGATAGTTTCCGGCAAAGTTTCTTGAAAGATGATTGAGGTTGAGTATTATTCTTcatgagagaaaaataaatggttaagtgtattttttgtttgtcttgttttacttttgaaatGAAAAGTGAATGAGAAATAGGGGAAAGggcttttatgttttatatataggCGTGTGGTCAAGTTGTGGTAATGGAATGGgtattttcttgaatcttgaaaataaattaagatcaagtgtgtgtgtgtgtgtgtaataGACGTGGTAGATTAGTGTTTAGATATTTTggacttttattttaatgagTTTTCTTGTATAAAACAcgctttttcttcctttttaattgGATGACGATCAAATTATGGAGACCACCGGCCACTTGTATTTGAAACTTGCACACGAGATTTTTAACGGTGGGCGCTTGGAAGCTTCACTTCCTTCGTcttatctatctctctctctctttcttgtttctttctcaatataataacaaagacaaacaTTTGTTTGACTATGTGTACGAATATCATTGGTTGGAAATGAAATATTATCTCCTGCAAACCAAGGCACACATAGAAATAGAAGCCAACGGTTATGAAATTTTACCAAGTGATGATACTTCACTTGATTTTAGGAATTCTCTTAAATTCGAGTTTTTTAGTTGTCTTTGTTTCCaaattcaagtttttatttgaGAGGTATGATTTACGCTTTAATAATTAttgtcaactttttttttttttttgccaacgGTTAGTCCCGGACcgagaaagaaagattatgAGCcaacgaaaataaaattgtttgaaaCGTTTCTTAATTAGTAGTAGTGTTTTTCTTAGAgatttgtacaaaaaaaaaactaaaaagtacGAATTTTCTCATAAGAGTACTGTTAAAATAATCACATTTCAGTGCTCtttctataattattttgtttctttaattagGGGTTAACGGTCAAAAAAACGGTCGCAGACCAGAGAATTTAAGgcaatgttttcttaattaagaCTAAGTCGATAGGTTTAATTCTTAAACAAGATATAACGTAACGTAAGCAACGTCGACAATTCAATATCTAATCTGGCCCAATAATATTGACCTAATCCGGTCCAGCAATATTCTAGAGAACGAGAAACTCATCAGATTTTTACTTCCAAGTGTTTTCTACAAGTTAAcatattttgtctttgtttttattttgattctaATAACTTGCatctttttaaaagtaatcTTCCATTAAATTATAAAGGCGAATTAATTG
This sequence is a window from Arabidopsis thaliana chromosome 1 sequence. Protein-coding genes within it:
- the CML38 gene encoding calmodulin-like 38 (calmodulin-like 38 (CML38); FUNCTIONS IN: calcium ion binding; INVOLVED IN: response to wounding; LOCATED IN: plasma membrane; EXPRESSED IN: 19 plant structures; EXPRESSED DURING: 12 growth stages; CONTAINS InterPro DOMAIN/s: EF-Hand 1, calcium-binding site (InterPro:IPR018247), EF-HAND 2 (InterPro:IPR018249), EF-hand-like domain (InterPro:IPR011992), Calcium-binding EF-hand (InterPro:IPR002048); BEST Arabidopsis thaliana protein match is: Calcium-binding EF-hand family protein (TAIR:AT1G76640.1); Has 9270 Blast hits to 8846 proteins in 1061 species: Archae - 0; Bacteria - 21; Metazoa - 3654; Fungi - 1209; Plants - 2975; Viruses - 0; Other Eukaryotes - 1411 (source: NCBI BLink).), whose amino-acid sequence is MKNNTQPQSSFKKLCRKLSPKREDSAGEIQQHNSSNGEDKNRELEAVFSYMDANRDGRISPEELQKSFMTLGEQLLSDTDGDGMLDFEEFSQLIKVDDEEEKKMELKGAFRLYIAEGEDCITPRSLKMMLKKLGESRTTDDCRVMISAFDLNADGVLSFDEFALMMR
- the CML38 gene encoding calmodulin-like 38 (calmodulin-like 38 (CML38); FUNCTIONS IN: calcium ion binding; INVOLVED IN: response to wounding; LOCATED IN: plasma membrane; EXPRESSED IN: 19 plant structures; EXPRESSED DURING: 12 growth stages; CONTAINS InterPro DOMAIN/s: EF-Hand 1, calcium-binding site (InterPro:IPR018247), EF-HAND 2 (InterPro:IPR018249), Calcium-binding EF-hand (InterPro:IPR002048), EF-hand-like domain (InterPro:IPR011992); BEST Arabidopsis thaliana protein match is: Calcium-binding EF-hand family protein (TAIR:AT1G76640.1); Has 14301 Blast hits to 11244 proteins in 1181 species: Archae - 0; Bacteria - 48; Metazoa - 5820; Fungi - 2427; Plants - 3932; Viruses - 0; Other Eukaryotes - 2074 (source: NCBI BLink).); this encodes MKNNTQPQSSFKKLCRKLSPKREDSAGEIQQHNSSNGEDKNRELEAVFSYMDANRDGRISPEELQKSFMTLGEQLSDEEAVAAVRLSDTDGDGMLDFEEFSQLIKVDDEEEKKMELKGAFRLYIAEGEDCITPRSLKMMLKKLGESRTTDDCRVMISAFDLNADGVLSFDEFALMMR